The stretch of DNA AAAGGTGGCAAGAGTCTGAAGAGTCTGTTGAGAAAGATAGAGTTAGCAGCTACGACTGCAAGGAAACTTTAGAGTCCGCATGTTAGTCAGAGAAGATCTTTTAGTTGTCAGGTTTGGAACATGGACTTTCGTGATTCATATGTGGGTTTTGCAGTATGAGTGATTAACGAATAGGTAAGGTAGAAACGTCTGAGGAGGTAAATAATAGTGCCCAGCAccaagatgaggaagcCACTTGGTCGACAGAATTGTCAGACTTGGTTCTGATCCTTCCTTGCACTGATATTGGCTCATCCAAACTAATGCTCGGTATGCATGCCCTTTCGGCAGTAGTTTTGTTAGAAATAAACGAATGTTCGCCGAGCTCCTGGCGCCAGGGTTCGGCATTCTGCGACTGGCGTGATCGTTATCGATACGGTAAACGAACGCCGAGGTGATAAACAGCTCCGTCTATAAATAGCCTGATGCCATTTTAAGAGCTTATCCTCTTGTTACCACCATATCCCAAGCATTTGCCGGCATGTCCTACAAGATCGGTGTCATCCTCGGCTCCACACGGCGCGCCTCAAACACCCTCGGCTTCTCAAACTACTTCGCATCTCTAGTCTCCATTCACTTCCCTAACCTCACTCTCGAGACTGTCCATCTCGCCAACTCTCCGGGACAcccactcccactcctcctCGAGGATATACCGCCTGCCGGTCACCCAAAGGATACACTGCCTGATGCGTACAAAGACGAATCTGTACGAAAGTGGTCTGCCACTGTTCTGGGATGGGACGGAGCCATCATAATCACACCGCAATACAATTGGTCCCTCCCTGCACCTCTCAAAAATGCGCTTGACCATCTTTTCAATGAATGGGTCGACCTTCCTGTGGGACTCATTACCCTCGGTGGGCATGGCGGTTCAAAGGTCCACGACCAGCTTAAGACCATTTGTGGTGGGGGATTAGATatgaaggtggtggagaaagGGGTCGAGGTGAAGATAGCGGGAGAATTGATcaggggaaaagaaaggataCATGGGGATGAGGCATGGTTGAAGGAGTACGATGGACGGGTGAAGGATGTTGTCAAAGAGTTGGTGGCTTTGGTAGAGAAGAGGcggggagagaaggaaggggatgtGGTAGCAGCTCAGGTTACGGCGTAGGGTGGTGCTTATACACTGTTAGAAAATATAGGTTGGGTGATCGAGTCTTAGTTTTGAAGTGGTATACAGAGAATAGAATACCTCAAACCCGTATAAAAAGCGTATCGCAGAAACATTTGCAGACGGCGACCACAAGCTAGGGCGGCATGGGTACCAGTATATTCTCCAAAGGCTTTTTCTGTTGCTTCCCGTCACATCATTTTTCCAATGTTGCATTGCTTCCTTG from Cryptococcus neoformans var. neoformans B-3501A chromosome 7, whole genome shotgun sequence encodes:
- a CDS encoding hypothetical protein (HMMPfam hit to FMN_red, NADPH-dependent FMN reductase, score: 59.0, E(): 1.2e-14), whose protein sequence is MSYKIGVILGSTRRASNTLGFSNYFASLVSIHFPNLTLETVHLANSPGHPLPLLLEDIPPAGHPKDTLPDAYKDESVRKWSATVLGWDGAIIITPQYNWSLPAPLKNALDHLFNEWVDLPVGLITLGGHGGSKVHDQLKTICGGGLDMKVVEKGVEVKIAGELIRGKERIHGDEAWLKEYDGRVKDVVKELVALVEKRRGEKEGDVVAAQVTA